In Quercus lobata isolate SW786 chromosome 12, ValleyOak3.0 Primary Assembly, whole genome shotgun sequence, a genomic segment contains:
- the LOC115970160 gene encoding uncharacterized protein LOC115970160, which translates to MGELKDVDHIEDVVVEENRDTCPDPDPMPEWFTKNTWDNMFYPSPVMQAEVSMRENFSFKTEHSDLERLMDASTGTKYKLLVDNNYEQGTCTFKSVFWVFRPCIVGFKKCRPVISIDATHLYGKYKGKLIIAMVIDTNNKIYLPAFTIVESESTEIWGWFLACIRRYVIDRRHLCVIFDRHHGIQGIFRDTNRDFLQPPMTEHRYCLRHLCSNVNSRWNNETFKNLVWRVALTIQERKFNATFDLIENVNWDTHQYLKDVPKEKWALTFDKGYRYRAMTTNISECFNGVLKGARSLPIMVIVKYTWFKPNAYFNDSRNKNIAQWNSGKKWTKYALDIFMRNKAKAEHYRVTRSSVQQQSYQVDTLHNPRTVGHGDHTHGVNLLQRTCICQKWKLYKIPCSHHCRLY; encoded by the exons ATGGGTGAACTTAAGGATGTTGATCATATCGAAGATGTGGTTGTAGAAGAGAATAGAGACACATGCCCCGATCCTGATCCTATGCCGGAATGGTTCACCAAAAACACTTGGGATAATATGTTTTATCCATCACCAGTTATGCAAGCCGAAGTATCAA TGCGAGAGAATTTTAGCTTCAAAACTGAGCATTCAGACTTAGAGAGGCTTATG GATGCAAGTACGGGTACAAAGTACAAGTTACTAGTGGATAATAATTATGAACAGGGAACCTGTACATTCAAGTCTGTATTTTGGGTGTTTCGTCCATGTATTGTTGGGTTCAAGAAGTGTAGGCCTGTGATTAGCATTGATGCAACCCACCtctatggaaaatataaagggAAATTGATTATTGCAATGGTGATAGATACTAATAATAAGATTTATCTACCAGCCTTCACCATTGTCGAGAGCGAGAGCACAGAGATTTGGGGTTGGTTCTTAGCTTGTATAAGAAGGTATGTTATCGACCGGAGACACCTATGTGTCATATTTGACAGACACCATGGGATACAAGGTATCTTTAGAGACACTAATCGAGACTTTTTACAACCTCCCATGACAGAACATCGTTACTGCCTTCGTCATCTATGTAGTAATGTCAACTCTAGATGGAATAATGAAACTTTTAAGAATCTAGTATGGAGGGTAGCACTTACTATCCAGGAGCGAAAGTTTAATGCCACCTTCGATTTAATTGAGAATGTCAACTGGGATACGCACCAATATCTGAAAGATGTGCCCAAAGAGAAATGGGCCCTAACTTTTGACAAGGGTTACCGTTATAGGGCAATGACTACAAACATCTCCGAGTGCTTCAATGGTGTTCTAAAGGGTGCTCGTAGCCTGCCCATTATGGTAATAGTGAAATACACATGGTTCAAACCGAATGCTTACTTCAATGATAGTCGCAATAAGAACATAGCACAGTGGAATTCGGGAAAAAAATGGACTAAATATGCCTTGGATATCTTCATGAGAAATAAGGCGAAGGCGGAGCATTATAGGGTGACAAGATCGAGCGTGCAACAACAATCATATCAAGTAGATACACTGCATAATCCAAGGACTGTTGGACATGGGGATCACACACATGGAGTTAATCTGCTGCAAAGAACTTGCATATGTCAGAAATGGAAATTGTACAAGATACCATGTTCACATCATTGCCGTTTGTATTAG